From a single Micromonospora pallida genomic region:
- the purS gene encoding phosphoribosylformylglycinamidine synthase subunit PurS, with protein sequence MPRVVVDVMLKPEILDPQGQAVANALPRLGVTDVASVRIGRRVEIEFTGEPDLDRAREIADKLLANPVIEDFTVRLVEADDAVEARP encoded by the coding sequence GTGCCTCGCGTCGTCGTCGACGTCATGCTCAAGCCCGAGATTCTCGATCCGCAGGGCCAGGCCGTCGCAAACGCGCTGCCACGGCTCGGCGTCACTGATGTCGCCTCCGTCCGGATCGGTCGGCGTGTCGAGATCGAGTTCACCGGTGAACCGGACCTGGACCGGGCTCGGGAAATCGCCGACAAGCTGCTCGCCAACCCGGTCATCGAGGACTTCACCGTCCGTCTGGTCGAGGCCGACGACGCCGTGGAAGCCCGGCCGTGA
- a CDS encoding ImmA/IrrE family metallo-endopeptidase produces MTGWRAKRRLTRLTSGIRVPATADSAALCGAVAERLDRPIQLLPLPLPTDAPCGIVISTPQSHYVAYDNRTSPLHQRHIVAHELGHLLAGHAARPVDASDLTRLLMPTLDPDMVTSVLGRVPGYGERAEWEAEVIAGLLRKHAARRKTPPTVDADPSTAAVVDRIRQSLGGP; encoded by the coding sequence ATGACCGGGTGGCGTGCCAAACGACGGTTGACGCGCCTCACCAGCGGTATCCGGGTCCCGGCGACGGCCGACAGCGCGGCGCTCTGCGGTGCCGTGGCCGAACGCCTCGACCGGCCGATCCAACTCCTCCCCCTGCCCCTGCCCACCGACGCGCCCTGCGGCATCGTGATCTCCACGCCGCAGAGCCACTACGTCGCGTACGACAACCGCACCAGCCCACTGCACCAGCGGCACATCGTCGCCCACGAGCTGGGCCACCTGCTCGCCGGGCACGCCGCCCGACCGGTCGACGCCAGCGACCTGACCCGCCTGCTCATGCCGACCCTCGACCCCGACATGGTCACCTCGGTGCTCGGCCGGGTGCCCGGCTACGGCGAGCGGGCCGAATGGGAGGCCGAGGTCATCGCCGGACTGCTCCGCAAACACGCCGCCCGCCGGAAGACCCCGCCCACCGTCGACGCGGACCCCTCGACCGCGGCCGTCGTCGACCGGATCCGGCAGTCCCTCGGCGGGCCGTGA
- the purL gene encoding phosphoribosylformylglycinamidine synthase subunit PurL: MTTHPDPAAHPNTGAPAEPRPVADAPASPATPAGPFGRLDTVPRAADTAGELQPYAELGLRDDEYERIRQILDRRPTQSELAMYSIMWSEHCSYKSSKVHLRQFGEKAPPSDRLLAGIGENAGVVQVSDKLAVTFKVESHNHPSFVEPYQGAATGVGGIVRDILAMGARPVAVMDPLRFGAADHPDTARVLPGVVAGVGGYGNCLGLPNIGGEVVFDPCYQGNPLVNALCLGVLPVDRLQKKEAAGPGNVVVLMGAKTGRDGIGGVSVLASATFDEGSEQRRPSVQVGDPFIEKLLIEACLELYDAELVVGIQDLGGAGLTCALTETAAAAGTGMRVWLERVPLREPSMEPHEILASESQERMLLVVEPEKLEAVLKTCDKWGVLATAIGEVTPPAEDGRPGRLLITWRDQLVVDVPPGSLVDDGPVYARPMREPADLILLQADRAETLPRPATPDALRETLFRMIASPNLCDRTWVTEQYDRYVLGNTVLAQPEDSGVIRIDERSGLGVALSVDGNGRYARLDPYQGTKLALAEAYRNVAVTGAKPIAVTNCLNFGSPEDPGVMWQFAEAVRGLADGCQELGIPVTGGNVSFYNQTGAAAIHPTPVVGVLGILDDVAERVPMGFALRPAGEHDLIFLLGETRNELSGSEWAWVTHGHLGGVPPRVDLAREQALGDLLAEAARVGHLNSAHDLSDGGLAQSLVESCLRRGVGARIALPDRFTTGSLPFVYLFSESAARAVVSVPRGHEKAFTALCAERGVPVEAIGVTDSTAGVLEVRGQFEIGLDELRDAYTATLPQLFGGAEVVDVPAPATGVAGAVEAVPVAEMAPIGGTPAGPTASGEAAGSVPTVAGSVPTGDLEAASAGGTTPATERAATGADPVDRAPVPTEAEPAADAHSKPTAAGDGTAAVDAQGASAADGDTEGSGENASTDRR, encoded by the coding sequence ATGACCACCCACCCGGACCCGGCGGCGCACCCCAACACGGGCGCCCCGGCCGAGCCGCGTCCGGTGGCCGACGCCCCGGCCAGCCCCGCCACCCCCGCCGGGCCGTTCGGTCGGCTCGACACCGTGCCGCGGGCCGCGGACACCGCGGGTGAGTTGCAGCCCTACGCCGAGCTGGGGCTCCGGGACGACGAGTACGAGCGGATCCGGCAGATCCTCGACCGTCGCCCCACCCAGTCCGAGCTGGCCATGTACTCGATCATGTGGAGCGAGCACTGCTCCTACAAGTCGAGCAAGGTGCACCTGCGCCAGTTCGGCGAGAAGGCCCCGCCGAGCGACCGGCTGCTCGCCGGCATCGGTGAGAACGCGGGCGTGGTCCAGGTCTCCGACAAGCTGGCGGTGACCTTCAAGGTCGAGTCGCACAACCACCCGAGCTTCGTCGAGCCGTACCAGGGCGCGGCGACCGGCGTCGGCGGCATCGTCCGGGACATCCTCGCCATGGGCGCCCGCCCGGTCGCGGTGATGGACCCGCTGCGCTTCGGCGCGGCCGACCACCCCGACACCGCCCGGGTGCTGCCCGGCGTGGTGGCCGGCGTCGGCGGCTACGGCAACTGCCTCGGCCTGCCCAACATCGGCGGCGAGGTGGTCTTCGACCCCTGCTACCAGGGCAACCCTCTGGTCAACGCGCTCTGCCTCGGCGTGCTGCCGGTCGACCGGCTGCAGAAGAAGGAGGCCGCCGGCCCCGGCAACGTCGTGGTGCTGATGGGCGCCAAGACCGGCCGGGACGGCATCGGCGGCGTGTCGGTGCTGGCCAGCGCCACCTTCGACGAGGGCAGCGAGCAGCGCCGCCCGTCGGTACAGGTCGGTGACCCGTTCATCGAGAAGCTGCTCATCGAGGCCTGCCTGGAGCTGTACGACGCCGAGCTGGTCGTCGGCATCCAGGACCTCGGCGGCGCCGGGCTGACCTGCGCGCTCACCGAGACCGCCGCGGCGGCCGGCACCGGCATGCGGGTCTGGCTGGAGCGGGTGCCGCTGCGCGAGCCCTCCATGGAGCCGCACGAGATCCTGGCCAGCGAGTCCCAGGAGCGGATGCTCCTGGTGGTCGAGCCGGAGAAGCTCGAGGCGGTGCTGAAGACCTGTGACAAGTGGGGCGTGCTCGCCACCGCGATCGGCGAGGTCACTCCGCCGGCCGAGGACGGTCGCCCGGGCCGGCTGCTGATCACCTGGCGCGACCAGCTCGTGGTGGACGTGCCGCCCGGCTCACTGGTCGACGATGGGCCGGTCTACGCCCGCCCGATGCGGGAGCCGGCCGACCTGATCCTGCTCCAGGCCGACCGGGCCGAGACGCTGCCCCGACCGGCCACGCCGGACGCGCTGCGGGAAACCCTGTTCCGCATGATCGCCTCGCCCAACCTCTGCGACCGCACCTGGGTCACCGAGCAGTACGACCGGTACGTGCTGGGCAACACCGTGCTCGCCCAGCCGGAGGACTCCGGCGTGATCCGGATCGACGAGCGCTCCGGGCTCGGCGTCGCCCTCTCGGTCGACGGCAACGGCCGGTACGCCCGCCTGGACCCGTACCAGGGCACCAAGCTGGCGCTCGCCGAGGCGTACCGGAACGTGGCGGTGACCGGCGCGAAGCCGATCGCCGTGACCAACTGCCTCAACTTCGGCTCGCCGGAGGACCCGGGCGTGATGTGGCAGTTCGCCGAGGCCGTGCGCGGCCTGGCGGACGGCTGCCAGGAGCTGGGCATCCCGGTGACCGGCGGCAACGTCAGCTTCTACAACCAGACCGGCGCGGCGGCCATCCACCCGACCCCGGTGGTCGGCGTGCTCGGCATCCTGGACGACGTCGCCGAGCGGGTGCCGATGGGCTTCGCGCTCCGGCCGGCCGGCGAGCACGACCTGATCTTCCTGCTCGGCGAGACCCGCAACGAGCTGTCCGGCTCGGAGTGGGCCTGGGTGACCCACGGTCACCTCGGCGGCGTACCGCCCCGGGTCGACCTGGCCCGTGAGCAGGCGCTGGGTGACCTGCTGGCCGAGGCCGCCCGGGTCGGGCACCTCAACTCCGCGCACGACCTCTCCGACGGCGGTCTCGCGCAGAGCCTGGTCGAGTCCTGCCTGCGGCGCGGCGTTGGCGCGCGGATCGCCCTGCCGGACCGGTTCACCACCGGTTCGCTGCCGTTCGTCTACCTCTTCAGCGAGTCCGCCGCGCGGGCCGTCGTCTCGGTGCCGCGTGGGCACGAGAAGGCGTTCACCGCCCTCTGCGCCGAGCGTGGGGTGCCGGTGGAGGCGATCGGGGTCACCGACTCGACCGCCGGCGTGCTGGAGGTGCGTGGGCAGTTCGAGATCGGCCTGGACGAGCTGCGAGACGCGTACACCGCGACCCTGCCGCAGCTCTTCGGCGGTGCCGAGGTGGTCGACGTGCCCGCCCCGGCGACCGGGGTGGCCGGGGCCGTCGAGGCGGTACCGGTGGCCGAGATGGCACCGATCGGCGGCACGCCGGCCGGGCCGACCGCCTCGGGTGAGGCTGCCGGTTCCGTGCCGACGGTCGCCGGCTCCGTGCCGACGGGTGATCTCGAGGCCGCGTCGGCCGGCGGGACCACGCCGGCCACCGAGCGCGCCGCGACCGGGGCCGACCCGGTCGACCGCGCCCCGGTGCCGACCGAGGCCGAGCCGGCGGCGGACGCCCACAGCAAGCCGACGGCTGCCGGCGACGGCACTGCTGCGGTGGACGCCCAGGGCGCTTCCGCAGCCGACGGCGACACCGAGGGGTCCGGAGAGAACGCCAGCACCGACCGGCGCTGA
- a CDS encoding helix-turn-helix domain-containing protein, translated as MSSTAEGGTSFADRLNLLFDTIRPAGRDNPHSNKDVASAVRAAGGSISDVYIWQLRTGRRTNPTKEHIEALAQFFGVSPAYFFDDEHARHTIADLRTLDALRKLQVQHVSLRTVLQHKGLSPASQQVIQQMVDRCLELEGLAGRETGTTEDGAS; from the coding sequence TTGAGCAGCACAGCCGAGGGCGGCACGTCGTTCGCAGACCGGCTCAACCTGCTCTTCGACACGATCCGGCCGGCGGGCCGCGACAACCCGCACAGCAACAAGGATGTGGCGAGCGCAGTTCGGGCAGCCGGGGGATCCATTTCCGACGTATATATCTGGCAATTACGCACAGGTCGCCGGACGAATCCCACCAAAGAGCACATCGAAGCGCTGGCCCAGTTCTTCGGGGTGAGCCCGGCGTACTTCTTCGACGACGAACACGCCCGACACACGATCGCCGACCTCCGCACCCTGGACGCGCTGCGCAAACTCCAGGTCCAGCACGTGTCGCTGCGTACCGTGCTCCAGCACAAGGGGCTCTCCCCTGCCAGTCAACAGGTCATCCAGCAGATGGTGGACCGCTGCCTGGAACTGGAGGGGCTGGCCGGGCGGGAGACCGGGACGACGGAGGACGGAGCGTCATGA
- a CDS encoding S1 family peptidase: protein MRIRSLVAALSAAFVGMIGFGSPAAAADPAPVTPYIIGGGYVSSAPWAAAVFSNGSFTCSGSVISADWVLTARHCVSGSMSVRIGSVYYASGGTTRTISATHTRYDLALMRLSSPVSTSYVSLASSNPPNGSTNSIYGWGMTCYSGCSASSQLKTASVQVTGLTTDAYGGQAIQSTRINGNAWRGDSGGPQFYNGLQVGVASTANGFNIQNYGSVAYNRAWITSITGI, encoded by the coding sequence ATGCGAATCCGCTCCCTCGTCGCCGCGCTCAGCGCCGCCTTCGTCGGCATGATCGGCTTCGGCTCGCCCGCGGCGGCCGCCGACCCGGCCCCGGTCACCCCGTACATCATCGGTGGGGGATACGTCTCCTCCGCGCCGTGGGCCGCCGCAGTGTTCAGCAACGGCTCGTTCACCTGCTCCGGCAGTGTCATCTCCGCCGACTGGGTGCTCACCGCGCGGCACTGCGTCAGCGGCTCGATGTCGGTCCGGATCGGCAGCGTCTACTACGCCTCCGGCGGCACCACCCGCACCATCAGCGCCACCCACACCCGCTACGACCTGGCGCTGATGCGGCTGTCCAGCCCGGTCAGCACCTCGTACGTCTCGCTGGCCAGCAGCAACCCGCCCAACGGCTCCACCAACAGCATCTACGGCTGGGGCATGACCTGCTACAGCGGCTGCTCCGCCTCCAGCCAGCTCAAGACCGCCAGCGTCCAGGTGACCGGCCTCACCACCGACGCGTACGGCGGCCAGGCGATCCAGAGCACCCGGATCAACGGCAACGCCTGGCGGGGCGACTCGGGCGGCCCGCAGTTCTACAACGGCCTTCAGGTCGGCGTCGCCTCCACCGCCAACGGCTTCAACATCCAGAACTACGGCAGCGTCGCGTACAACCGGGCGTGGATCACCTCGATCACCGGAATCTGA
- a CDS encoding 2-phosphosulfolactate phosphatase has translation MSAPVFTQPGSGARFDWGLAGAAELGRVCAVLVVVDVLSFTTSVEVAVARGVRVHPFPWGEQAADYARRMGAAVAVGRRQTSRDNPWSLSPAALRTAPAVPDLVLPSPNGSAICAAASATGRPVVAACLRNAAAVGRWLREQGYGTVDAPIGVVASGERWPDGSLRPSVEDQLGAACVLDELSGVPGGLSVEAAMALAALASTPDVPAAVRGCVSGRELIEQGFGDDVEIAVEVGVSPVIPLLRQNSFSPAGPHSS, from the coding sequence GTGTCCGCGCCGGTCTTCACCCAACCCGGTTCGGGGGCCCGGTTCGACTGGGGCCTCGCCGGGGCGGCGGAACTGGGCCGGGTCTGCGCTGTCCTGGTGGTGGTGGACGTGCTCTCCTTCACCACCTCGGTGGAGGTGGCGGTCGCCCGAGGGGTCCGGGTCCACCCGTTCCCCTGGGGAGAGCAGGCCGCCGACTACGCCCGCCGGATGGGCGCGGCGGTCGCGGTGGGTCGACGGCAGACGAGCCGGGACAATCCGTGGTCGCTCTCCCCGGCGGCGCTGCGGACCGCGCCGGCCGTGCCCGACCTGGTGTTGCCATCCCCGAACGGCTCGGCGATCTGCGCGGCGGCCAGCGCGACCGGTCGGCCGGTGGTGGCGGCCTGCCTGCGTAACGCCGCCGCCGTCGGGCGCTGGCTGCGCGAGCAGGGGTACGGCACCGTCGACGCGCCGATCGGGGTGGTCGCCTCGGGCGAGCGCTGGCCGGACGGCTCGCTGCGCCCCTCCGTGGAGGACCAGTTGGGCGCGGCGTGCGTGCTCGACGAGCTCTCCGGCGTCCCGGGCGGGCTCTCCGTGGAGGCGGCGATGGCCCTCGCCGCGCTGGCGAGCACCCCCGACGTGCCGGCCGCCGTGCGGGGCTGTGTGTCCGGGCGGGAACTCATCGAGCAGGGGTTCGGCGATGACGTGGAGATCGCGGTGGAGGTCGGCGTCTCCCCGGTGATTCCGCTCCTACGCCAGAACAGTTTCTCCCCCGCCGGACCCCACTCTTCTTGA
- the purB gene encoding adenylosuccinate lyase, which yields MTTIPNVLANRYASPELVALWSPEEKVRMERRLWLAVLRAQRDLGIAVPDGVVEAYERVLPDVDLASIAARERVTRHDVKARIEEFSALAGHEHVHKGMTSRDLTENVEQLQVRRSLELIRDRVVAALARLAWLAHEHSGLVMTGRSHNVAAQATTLGKRFASAAEELLIAYERLADLIDWYPLRGIKGPVGTAADQLDLFDGDAEKVAELERRVAEHLGFSRVLDSVGQVYPRSIDVAVLAALSQVAAAPSSLATTIRLMVGQELATEGFKPGQVGSSAMPHKMNTRSSERVNGFAVIIRGYLSMVGELAGDQWNEGDVSCSVVRRVALPDAFFAADGLFQTFLTVLDEFGAYPAVIDRELERFLPFLATTKILVAAVRRGVGREAAHEAIKEHAVAVALAMRERGVAGNDLFDRLAADARLGLTRAEIDALVADRAAFVGAAEAQVASVTARITKIVTQHPEAATYSPPPIL from the coding sequence GTGACGACGATCCCGAACGTGCTCGCCAACCGGTACGCCTCACCCGAGCTGGTCGCCCTCTGGTCCCCGGAGGAGAAGGTACGCATGGAACGGCGGCTCTGGCTCGCCGTGCTCCGGGCGCAGCGCGACCTCGGCATCGCAGTGCCGGACGGCGTGGTCGAGGCGTACGAGCGGGTGTTGCCGGACGTCGACCTGGCCTCGATCGCGGCCCGGGAGCGGGTCACCCGGCACGACGTGAAGGCCCGGATCGAGGAGTTCAGCGCGCTCGCCGGGCACGAGCACGTGCACAAGGGGATGACCTCGCGGGACCTCACCGAGAACGTCGAGCAGCTCCAGGTCCGTCGCTCGCTGGAGCTGATCCGGGACCGGGTGGTGGCCGCGCTGGCCCGGCTCGCCTGGCTCGCCCACGAGCACTCCGGCCTGGTGATGACCGGCCGGTCGCACAACGTCGCCGCGCAGGCGACCACGCTGGGCAAGCGCTTCGCGTCGGCCGCCGAGGAACTGCTGATCGCGTACGAGCGGCTGGCAGACCTGATCGACTGGTACCCGCTGCGGGGCATCAAGGGCCCGGTGGGCACCGCCGCCGACCAGCTGGACCTCTTCGACGGGGACGCGGAGAAGGTCGCCGAGCTGGAGCGGCGGGTGGCCGAGCACCTCGGGTTCAGCCGGGTGCTGGACAGCGTCGGGCAGGTCTACCCGCGTTCGATCGACGTGGCGGTGCTCGCCGCGCTCTCCCAGGTGGCCGCGGCGCCGTCGTCGCTGGCCACCACGATCCGGCTGATGGTCGGCCAGGAGTTGGCCACCGAGGGCTTCAAGCCGGGTCAGGTCGGCTCCAGCGCCATGCCGCACAAGATGAACACCCGGTCCAGCGAGCGGGTCAACGGCTTCGCGGTGATCATCCGGGGTTACCTGTCGATGGTCGGCGAGCTGGCCGGCGACCAGTGGAACGAGGGGGACGTGTCCTGCTCGGTGGTGCGCCGGGTGGCCCTGCCGGACGCCTTCTTCGCCGCCGACGGGCTGTTCCAGACCTTCCTCACCGTGTTGGACGAGTTCGGGGCGTACCCGGCGGTGATCGACCGGGAGCTGGAGCGCTTCCTGCCGTTCCTGGCCACCACGAAGATCCTGGTGGCGGCGGTACGCCGGGGGGTGGGCCGGGAGGCGGCGCACGAGGCGATCAAGGAGCACGCGGTCGCGGTGGCGCTGGCCATGCGGGAGCGGGGGGTCGCCGGGAACGACCTGTTCGACCGGCTCGCCGCCGATGCCCGGCTCGGCCTCACCCGGGCCGAGATCGACGCCCTGGTCGCCGACCGGGCCGCCTTCGTCGGTGCCGCCGAGGCCCAGGTCGCCTCGGTCACCGCCCGGATCACGAAGATCGTGACCCAGCACCCCGAAGCCGCCACCTACTCCCCACCCCCCATCCTCTGA
- a CDS encoding glycosyltransferase has product MSDYYDAFEMSPVPDPGPDAVAPELCRGIYGMPAFATVPTSDLAASVDFWIRGLGFFELFSIPGTLVHLRRWAFQDVLLVSAANVPAQAPAMSLSFACVLSQVDSLVEACRALSPNSVDGPRDTPWNTRDVEVITPENARIVFTAAKPFDPASQEARDLAAIGITPPGAGRGDNEEHA; this is encoded by the coding sequence ATGAGTGACTACTACGACGCTTTCGAGATGAGTCCCGTGCCCGATCCCGGCCCGGATGCGGTTGCGCCGGAGCTGTGCCGGGGCATCTATGGAATGCCCGCGTTCGCGACGGTTCCCACGAGCGACCTGGCGGCGTCGGTGGACTTCTGGATTCGTGGGCTCGGGTTCTTCGAGCTGTTCAGCATCCCCGGCACGCTCGTGCATCTGCGTCGGTGGGCGTTCCAGGACGTACTCCTCGTCTCGGCGGCGAACGTTCCGGCGCAGGCACCAGCGATGAGTCTCAGTTTCGCGTGCGTGCTCAGCCAGGTCGATTCCCTTGTCGAGGCCTGCCGTGCGTTGAGCCCGAACTCGGTCGACGGCCCACGGGACACTCCCTGGAACACCCGCGATGTGGAGGTGATCACTCCCGAGAACGCACGGATCGTCTTCACTGCGGCGAAGCCCTTCGATCCGGCCAGTCAGGAGGCGCGGGACCTTGCCGCCATCGGGATCACCCCACCGGGCGCCGGCCGCGGCGACAATGAGGAGCATGCCTGA
- the purQ gene encoding phosphoribosylformylglycinamidine synthase subunit PurQ produces MTARVGVVTFPGSLDDGDAARAVRIAGGEPVRLWHGDADLHGVDAVVLPGGFSYGDYLRCGAIARFAPVMETIVDAARGGLPVLGICNGFQILCEAHLLPGALTRNQHLHFRNRDQVLRIETTGTAWTNTYQTGQEILIPVKNGEGCYVADAATLDRLEGEGQVVARYLGGNPNGSQRDIAAITNSAGNVVGIMPHPEHAVEALTGPSLDGLGFFTSVLKHLVGAPA; encoded by the coding sequence GTGACCGCCCGCGTCGGTGTGGTGACCTTCCCCGGCTCGCTCGACGACGGGGACGCCGCCCGGGCCGTCCGGATCGCCGGCGGTGAGCCGGTCCGACTCTGGCACGGCGACGCCGACCTGCACGGCGTCGACGCCGTGGTGCTGCCTGGTGGCTTCTCCTACGGCGACTACCTGCGCTGCGGGGCGATTGCCCGGTTCGCCCCGGTGATGGAGACGATCGTGGACGCCGCCCGGGGCGGGCTTCCCGTCCTCGGCATCTGCAACGGCTTCCAGATCCTCTGCGAGGCGCACCTGCTCCCCGGCGCGCTCACCCGCAACCAGCACCTGCACTTCCGCAACCGGGACCAGGTTCTGCGGATCGAGACGACCGGCACCGCCTGGACGAACACGTACCAGACCGGTCAGGAGATCCTGATCCCGGTCAAGAACGGTGAGGGCTGCTACGTCGCCGACGCGGCCACCCTGGACCGGCTCGAGGGCGAGGGACAGGTCGTCGCCCGCTACCTCGGCGGCAACCCGAACGGGTCGCAGCGGGACATCGCCGCGATCACCAACTCCGCCGGCAACGTGGTCGGCATCATGCCGCACCCGGAGCACGCGGTGGAGGCGCTCACCGGCCCGTCCCTGGACGGCCTCGGCTTCTTCACCTCGGTCCTCAAGCACCTGGTGGGAGCGCCGGCGTGA
- a CDS encoding MerR family transcriptional regulator: MPDPAGADGLTVGQVSTRLGVTVRALHHWDDIGLARPSLRTAAGYRLYTAGDLERLHRIVVYREIGLGLDRIRVILDDSNADVPGALRAQRTQVAQRIDRLQQLSAGLDRMIAAHERGLLLTVEQQAAIFGPEWNPDWPVQARQRYGDTTQWQQYAERSASRSPEEWEAIADSVTDLDRALADAMDAGVTPGSPEANQLVERHREVFSSYFPLTRQMQVCLGRMYEADPGFAAHYDGIRAGLATWFRQSVDASARAHDIDPDTATWQ; encoded by the coding sequence ATGCCTGATCCCGCCGGCGCCGATGGCCTGACCGTCGGTCAGGTCTCGACGCGTCTGGGCGTGACGGTCCGCGCGCTGCACCACTGGGACGACATCGGTCTGGCGCGGCCGTCGCTGCGTACGGCTGCCGGATACCGGCTCTACACGGCTGGCGATCTGGAACGCCTGCACCGCATCGTCGTCTACCGGGAGATCGGCCTCGGCCTGGACCGGATCCGGGTCATCCTGGACGACTCGAACGCGGACGTGCCCGGCGCGTTGCGTGCGCAGCGCACCCAGGTTGCCCAACGGATCGACCGCCTCCAGCAGCTCAGCGCCGGCCTGGATCGGATGATCGCCGCCCACGAGCGCGGCCTGCTGCTGACCGTCGAGCAGCAGGCCGCGATCTTCGGCCCGGAGTGGAACCCGGACTGGCCCGTCCAGGCCCGTCAACGCTACGGAGACACGACGCAATGGCAGCAGTACGCCGAACGCTCAGCCTCCCGCAGCCCGGAGGAATGGGAGGCCATCGCCGACAGCGTCACCGACCTCGACCGTGCCCTCGCCGACGCGATGGACGCCGGTGTCACCCCTGGCAGCCCGGAAGCGAATCAACTCGTCGAGCGGCACCGTGAAGTGTTCAGCTCGTATTTTCCTCTCACCCGGCAGATGCAGGTCTGTCTCGGCCGCATGTACGAGGCTGATCCGGGATTCGCTGCCCACTACGACGGCATCCGCGCCGGCCTCGCCACGTGGTTCCGGCAGAGCGTCGACGCCAGCGCACGCGCCCACGACATCGACCCCGACACCGCCACCTGGCAGTAG
- a CDS encoding MAB_1171c family putative transporter: MHDILYPGLAVLAWTTAGVRLATTLRDGTGNPARHAVTGTFALLALTFTVSTPAVWALADRAIGVENIAALIAHLCVVGFSTSIQVLLLWWTNPPERAGRHSRYRLVALAVVVLVLGALFCGIGPTDTHSTDFVATYANRPQLAAYLLMYLAAFSAGLVDIIRICWPYARLVGPGWLRRGLRTTAVGAALGLVYTLARVRDVVAALCWDDLPRLEWLVPIAASTGALLVIGGLTMPAWGPRLAAVPGTAHRIRLLRQLRPLWAALCAAVPAVRLAHDRRSWWPADRLHRRVIEIYDARLVLRPYLSEAVGDRARQRAEADGLGGDDLAAVVEAAKLRAALAAMRADVRPCRPELPGPPDPALDEVREVEQLARVARAFTSSPLVGAAVQETANDTAGVGW, translated from the coding sequence GTGCACGACATCCTCTACCCGGGGCTGGCCGTCCTGGCCTGGACGACGGCCGGCGTACGGCTGGCCACCACCCTGCGCGACGGCACCGGCAACCCGGCCCGACACGCGGTCACCGGCACGTTCGCCCTGCTGGCGCTGACCTTCACCGTCTCCACGCCGGCCGTCTGGGCGCTCGCCGACCGGGCCATCGGCGTCGAGAACATCGCCGCCCTCATCGCCCACCTCTGCGTGGTCGGCTTCTCCACCAGCATCCAGGTCCTGCTGCTCTGGTGGACCAACCCGCCCGAGCGGGCCGGCCGGCACAGCCGGTACCGGCTGGTCGCCCTGGCCGTGGTCGTCCTGGTGCTCGGGGCGCTGTTCTGCGGCATCGGCCCGACCGACACGCACAGCACCGACTTCGTGGCCACCTACGCCAACCGGCCACAGCTCGCCGCCTACCTGCTGATGTACCTCGCCGCCTTCTCCGCCGGGCTGGTCGACATCATCCGCATCTGCTGGCCGTACGCCCGGCTGGTCGGCCCCGGCTGGCTGCGCCGAGGGCTGCGCACCACGGCGGTCGGCGCCGCCCTCGGGCTGGTGTACACCCTGGCCCGTGTCCGCGACGTGGTCGCCGCCCTCTGCTGGGACGACCTGCCCCGGCTGGAATGGCTCGTGCCGATCGCCGCCAGCACCGGAGCACTGCTGGTCATCGGCGGACTCACCATGCCCGCCTGGGGTCCCCGGCTCGCCGCCGTGCCCGGCACCGCCCATCGGATCCGGCTGCTCCGGCAGTTGCGTCCGCTCTGGGCCGCGCTCTGCGCCGCCGTACCGGCCGTGCGCCTCGCCCATGACCGGCGCTCGTGGTGGCCGGCGGACCGGCTGCACCGTCGGGTGATCGAGATCTACGACGCCCGACTGGTGCTGCGGCCGTACCTCAGCGAAGCCGTCGGCGACCGGGCCCGCCAGCGCGCGGAGGCCGACGGCCTCGGCGGCGACGACCTCGCCGCCGTGGTCGAGGCCGCCAAGCTGCGGGCCGCGCTGGCCGCGATGCGCGCCGACGTCCGCCCGTGCCGCCCGGAGCTGCCCGGCCCGCCCGACCCGGCCCTCGACGAGGTACGCGAGGTCGAGCAGCTCGCCCGGGTTGCCCGCGCGTTCACCTCCTCGCCCCTGGTCGGCGCCGCCGTCCAGGAGACCGCCAACGACACGGCAGGGGTTGGGTGGTAG